The genomic segment CGGCCCGGGCCAAACAAAAAACGGATGACGCCCGGTCAGGCGCACCCGTTTCTAAATCCGACTTTAAACCGATTCATTTCGTTTCCTGAATTCGCTGGGCGTCAACCCCATATACTTTTTGAACATCCGGTTGAACGACGTAATGTTCTTATACCCGACCTGTTCGGCGGCTTCGCGAATCTTCAGCCCTTCGTCGTCCAGCAGGAGAGCCGCTTTTTTGATCCGGGTCTCGTTGATATAATCGACGATATTCATGCCGGTCTTGTTTTTGAAATAGGAAGACAAGTAGCCGCTGCTCATCTTGAATCTGTCCGCCAGCACGTCCAGGTAGATCTCTTCGGCCAAATGCTCGTTGATATACTCGGCGATCTGGACCGTGACCGGATGCTTCTCGTCCTTCTTCTCCCGGACGGCCTGCGCCGTTCCCGTCACCCACTCGAGGAGCAGCAGCTCCAGCTCGAAGAGCGTACTGCATCGCGCGATCCGCTCCCCCTCCCGGACCATAACGGCATCGACCTTGTCCGGGTCCAGCGGGAAAGGCGTAACGAAGCCTCGAATCTTGGCGGCTGCGGTCTCCGCGAAGCGCACGAGCGAAGCGGCCGTCGGCGGCTTGCGGTGCCACTTGGCGAACTGCTGCTCGATCAAGGCGGCCACTTGAGCCCCATTCCCTGCCTTCAGATTCGCCTCGAGCTCCTTCTCCTGATCCGGCGAGAATCCGATCGCGACCGGCACGCCGGACCGCTCCGAGATGATCTGCGTCTCGTCGGTCAGCAGCCGCTCTCCCGCCAGCTCCTGCGCCTCTTCGTAGGCGGAAGTCAGTTGATTCGAAGCGGAATACGCGGATGTGACGGCCATCGTCATGATGCCGTGCTCCCGGTCCTGATCGAACACTTTTTTCATTTCGCCGAGCCGCGAGCGCACCTTGTCCAGGTTTTCCGTGAACACCAGGCTTAAGATCTGGTCCCGTTCGATCTGGAACGTAAGCGAGCCCGGAAAATCCGGCTTCAGCTGGCTGTCGATGAAGATCCTCAAATAGTACACCCAGTTCTGGATGATCGCCGGCGTATTCGCCTCGTTTTTGCCCGGCTGGATCTGGAAGAGAACGAAGACGAACGGCTTGTCGGCAAAATCGAGCGACGATGCGTCCGTATCCTGGCCGCGGATCGCTTTGAGATGATTCATGAACGACAGCTGCCTGGTCAGCATCCGGTTGCCGTGAATCTGGCCGCTGATAATATCGAATTCCTTGATGCTCGAACGCAGCGGCGCCGTCTCGCCGTTCATGCCCCGGATCGATTCGATGACCCGCTTGAGCGGATTGTTGATTCGGGCCGCGAACAGAAACGAGAACAGGATGCTGAGCGTGATGGCGGCCAGAATGCTGGCGAGCAGCGTAATATTGATCCGGGTCTGGGCGGCGATCCGATCGACGGGCACGCGGCTGACATAGGTGAAGCCGGTTCCCTTGCCTTTGAACGTAAAATAATATTTGCCGTCCCGGACGAACGGTTCGGCATCCTTGGTTTCCTGCAGTTCTTCAAAGGAAAGAAACGGCTCGCCTTCCGTTCTGCCGAACATGGGTTTACCTTGCGCGTCGTAAATCATCAGTTCTTCGTTCACGCTTTGATGATAGGCTTCGTACATCTTGGCGGCATTGAGAAAGACGATCATGACGAAACCCGGATTGTATTGTCCCTTGATCACGACCGGGATCATCTCTCCGAGCGACAGCCGGTTGCCCTCTATGATCTCCGAATAAAACGGAGCTGCGGGCCAAATTCGGTACGTGTTCTTTTCCTCGAACTGCTTCGTCCAAAATTCAAGCGGATAATCCGAGCTGGTATAGAAGACATTGAACATCGCTTTGGCGTTCGTGCTCGTCCCCTTCTCCAGCACGAGATCGTTCGGTTTGGAATAAAACACGATATTGTTGATGTAATAATACGGCACGGTCGTCCACTGCTGGATTTCGCGCACGATTTCCGGATAGAGCGTATTCGCGGGTTTGTTCTGAAGCAGCAAAATCTTCTCGTCCGAAAAAAACAGCAGCATCTGCTTCTTGATGAGATCCAGATGGTTCTCGTAGCTGTCCCGGGTATTGGCGAGCATGGAGGTGTTGTATTTCACGACCTCGTGCTTGACGCTCTTCTTGGATTCGGAGACGGAGTAGAAGGTCAGGGAGGCGAGCAGCAGGACGATGCACAAAAAGCCGGCGATAAGCCTTAGGAATAGGGAGTTCGTTCGATTTCTGATGAAAAGGATCGGTCGAATCTTTTTCAAGCCGTTCCCGCCTTTAGAGTGGATCGCATTCGCCCGTTTGTTCTCCCTATCTTACCAAAGCCGATGATTTCTGTATACCGGAAGCGCGGTCAATCTCTGGGGTTATCGACTCGCATGATGTCCAGGAAAGGCAGCTTGACGAGCTTCTCGAGCGTCTGGACATGAACCAATCTCGTGCGTGCGTCCAGCTTGACGATCCGGCCTCGTACGGGCTCGGGCTCGTCCCATATCGTTAGAACGACGGTGCTGTCCTCCTGCTTGGCCTCCACCAGACGCTCTCCCAATTCCTCGAGCTCGAACTCGTCGCGCGTCGGACGTTTGGCTTTATATTTCTTTCCCGGTTTTTTTATCTCTGGCAATTCGGTCTACCTCCTTAAGTCAACTCTCCTATTCTACCAAATAACGACGGCGTTATGGGAAAAAGGTGCTTGTGATATAATAAACCCAGTTTATCAGAGAAACCTGGTGAGAAAATGGAACGTACGGATCGCAAATATTGGGTGCCGGCTTTGGAAAGAGCCCATGAAGTTCTCCATTGCATCGCGGCCCGCCCTTCCCGATTGCGGATGATGGACTTAGTGTCCGAGACGGGAATCAACAAAAGCACGATGTTTTCGCTTCTGCAGACGATGGAGGCGCTGCAATGGGTGAATCGGGAAAAAGGCGAAACCTACGCCCTTGGCCCCGTATTCGCCACGCTGGGCCGCGCTTATTTTTCCGGCATCGATCTGGTCGCGCAGTTTCAGCGCTTGGCGGCGGAGGCCGCCGAACGGGTAGGCGAGACGGTACAGCTTGCCCGTCTGGAAGGAACCCATATTTTGTATCTGGCGAAAAAAGAAGCGCCGGCGCCCGTTCGGCTCGTCTCCGAGCCGGGCATGCGGATTCCCGCCTATGCGACGGCGATGGGAAAAGCGCTCTTGGCGCATTTGCCGGACGAGCAGGTTCGCGCGTTGTTCGCGAACGCCGCGTTCGAGCGATTTACCGAGAAGACCACTTCGAATGTGGAGGCGTTGCTCGTGCAGCTCGCGCGGGTCCGGCAGATGGGCTATGCCGTGGACGAGGAAGAGGTCGTGAACGGGATTGCATGCATCGCGGCAGCGGTCAAAAACCCGAGCGGCGCGCCGGCGGCGGCCGTCAGCTTCACGATGCCGCTGCCTCGCTGGGAAGCCAAGAAGTCCGACGCCCAAACGGAAGTGCTGCGGCTGGCCGAGCAGCTGTCTTCCCTTCAATAGTGAATAGCCGAATGTGGCATTGAAAGAAGCATTGAAAGAAGCATTATTAAAGCATCGAATGACTCCGATGCAGAACTCGTTTTCAGCGCCAGGCGCGTGTGAAAGCGGGTTCTTTTTATTGACCGCCGCAAATGCCGGATGTTATATTAGTTTTATATAATAAATCAAGTTTATTATAATAAACAAAAGGATGTGAATACCGATTATGCGGCTGAACGGCAAAGTATGTTTAATTACGGGTTCGGGTTCCGGCATCGGTAAAGGCTCGGCCTTGCGCTTCGCGCAGGAAGGGGCGATCGTCATCATTAACGACCTCGATCGGGCGAAAGGCCAGGAGACGGTTGACGAAATCAAGCAACGCGGCGGCAGCGCCACGTTTATCCCCGGCGATGTCACGTCGCCGGCCGAGATGGAAGCGATGGCGCAAGCTGCGCTTCAGACATTCGGGCGCGTCGACGTGCTTTTTAACAATGCCGGCATCAGCGGCGTCGGAGCGCTTCACGAGCTCGAGCTCGAGCAATGGGACAAGGTGATGCGCGTCAATATCGCCGGCGTGTTTTTGCCGAGCAAATACTTGCTGCCGAGCATGATGGCGCGCAAGTCCGGCTGCATTATCAACATGTCGTCCTGCATCGCCGAGATCGGGCTTGCCCGCCGCGCCTCCTATGCCGCATCCAAAGGCGCCGTCCTCGCCTTAACCAAGTCGATGCAGGTGGACTACGCGCCTTACGGGATCCGCGTGAACGCCTTGCTGCCGGGCACCATTTTTACGCCGTTCGTCGAAAACTACTTGAAAAATTCCTACGACGATCCGGAAAAGGCGATCGAAGCCATCAAGAGCCGCCAGCTCAGCGGCGAGCTTGGCAGGCCCGAGGACGTGGCCAACGCCGCGTTGTTCCTCGCTTCGGACGAAGCCGGCTTTATGATGGGCTCGCCGCTTTATATTGACGGTGGCGTCACGTTCGGCAAAAATGCATAATTGTTTTAGACTGCGATAAGGAGAGTTAGAAGATGAAATTCGTAACGATCAGGGAAGACCTTGAGCTCGCGTTAGGCGTTCTCAGAGGGGAAGAAATCGTACACCTGCGCAAAGCGCTGGAAGCCGTGCCGGCGCAAGGCGTGCCGACGGACGCGATGGACTTGATCCGCGGCGGAAAAGAAGCGGTCGCAGCGGTCGAACGTTATCTGGGCCAGCTCCCGGCAGGACCGC from the Cohnella hashimotonis genome contains:
- a CDS encoding helix-turn-helix domain-containing protein — translated: MKKIRPILFIRNRTNSLFLRLIAGFLCIVLLLASLTFYSVSESKKSVKHEVVKYNTSMLANTRDSYENHLDLIKKQMLLFFSDEKILLLQNKPANTLYPEIVREIQQWTTVPYYYINNIVFYSKPNDLVLEKGTSTNAKAMFNVFYTSSDYPLEFWTKQFEEKNTYRIWPAAPFYSEIIEGNRLSLGEMIPVVIKGQYNPGFVMIVFLNAAKMYEAYHQSVNEELMIYDAQGKPMFGRTEGEPFLSFEELQETKDAEPFVRDGKYYFTFKGKGTGFTYVSRVPVDRIAAQTRINITLLASILAAITLSILFSFLFAARINNPLKRVIESIRGMNGETAPLRSSIKEFDIISGQIHGNRMLTRQLSFMNHLKAIRGQDTDASSLDFADKPFVFVLFQIQPGKNEANTPAIIQNWVYYLRIFIDSQLKPDFPGSLTFQIERDQILSLVFTENLDKVRSRLGEMKKVFDQDREHGIMTMAVTSAYSASNQLTSAYEEAQELAGERLLTDETQIISERSGVPVAIGFSPDQEKELEANLKAGNGAQVAALIEQQFAKWHRKPPTAASLVRFAETAAAKIRGFVTPFPLDPDKVDAVMVREGERIARCSTLFELELLLLEWVTGTAQAVREKKDEKHPVTVQIAEYINEHLAEEIYLDVLADRFKMSSGYLSSYFKNKTGMNIVDYINETRIKKAALLLDDEGLKIREAAEQVGYKNITSFNRMFKKYMGLTPSEFRKRNESV
- a CDS encoding YolD-like family protein produces the protein MPEIKKPGKKYKAKRPTRDEFELEELGERLVEAKQEDSTVVLTIWDEPEPVRGRIVKLDARTRLVHVQTLEKLVKLPFLDIMRVDNPRD
- a CDS encoding IclR family transcriptional regulator; translation: MERTDRKYWVPALERAHEVLHCIAARPSRLRMMDLVSETGINKSTMFSLLQTMEALQWVNREKGETYALGPVFATLGRAYFSGIDLVAQFQRLAAEAAERVGETVQLARLEGTHILYLAKKEAPAPVRLVSEPGMRIPAYATAMGKALLAHLPDEQVRALFANAAFERFTEKTTSNVEALLVQLARVRQMGYAVDEEEVVNGIACIAAAVKNPSGAPAAAVSFTMPLPRWEAKKSDAQTEVLRLAEQLSSLQ
- a CDS encoding SDR family NAD(P)-dependent oxidoreductase, producing the protein MRLNGKVCLITGSGSGIGKGSALRFAQEGAIVIINDLDRAKGQETVDEIKQRGGSATFIPGDVTSPAEMEAMAQAALQTFGRVDVLFNNAGISGVGALHELELEQWDKVMRVNIAGVFLPSKYLLPSMMARKSGCIINMSSCIAEIGLARRASYAASKGAVLALTKSMQVDYAPYGIRVNALLPGTIFTPFVENYLKNSYDDPEKAIEAIKSRQLSGELGRPEDVANAALFLASDEAGFMMGSPLYIDGGVTFGKNA